ACACGCAACGAAGTTACAAGAAGGCGTCTATCTTTGGTTGACAGGACCATCATATGAAACACCAGCTGAGATTCGCATGATGCGTAAACTGGGAGCTGATGCGGTTGGGATGTCTACCGTACCAGAGGTGCTGATAGCTCGTCATGCTGGAATAGAAGTGTTAGGAATATCTTGTATTGCCAATTTGGCCGCTGGAATCTTACCACAACCTCTTTCACATGCGGAAGTGATGGAAGTAGCTGAGCAGGTGAAACCACGCTTTATCCAATTAGTACGAGGAATTGTTGCACAGGCATAAGGAAAGTGCGATATGAAAGTGGGATATAGAATAGTAAATGATTTTTAGGAGGAAATAAAGATGGAGAACCGTATGATGAAGATTGATGAGGCACGTGCCTATATTGCGAGTAAAATTAGCGCAGCACCGGAGATTGGTATGATTCTTGGCTCCGGACTGGGCGTCTTAGCAGATGAAATTACAGATGCTGTTCATATTCCTTATGATGAGATTCCTCATTTCCCTGTTTCTACAGTGGAAGGGCATGCTGGACAGTTAGTGATTGGTACTTTAGAAGGGAAGCAAGTGGCTGCTATGCAGGGGCGTTTCCACTATTACGAAGGTTATAGCCAACAAGAAGTTGTCTTTCCGGTGTATGTGATGAAAGCACTCGGTGTGAAAACCTTAGTGGCAACGAATGCAGCCGGCGGAATGAATAAAGATTTCCAAGCAGGGGATCTGATGTTGATTGAAGATCATCTAAATATGACAGGGAGCAATCCATTGATCGGTCGCAATGAAGATGAACTAGGCCCTCGCTTCCCCGATATGTCTACAGCTTACTGTGCCGATTTGCGTGAACTAGCGAAAAAAGTTGCGGCAGAGCAAGGAACAACGGTACAGGAAGGTGTTTATGCAGGAATCAGCGGCCCTAACTATTTATCACCAGCAGAATTGGTGATGCTGCGTAATCTTGGTGGCGATGCTGTCGGTATGTCCACGGTTCCTGAAGTGATTGCAGCCCGTCATACCGGCTTAACCGTGTTGGGCATCTCATGTATCACCGATATGGCGATTGGAGAAGAATTGGAGCCTCTTACTCATGAACAAGTAATGGCAGTGGCTGATCGGACACGCCCTCGTTTTATTCAACTGGTAAAGGGGATTGTGTCTGAGGTGAAGCAGTAATGGGAATGGTAGACTGGATTCGCAAGAAGCGTGATGGTCAGGAGTTGACCACAGCAGAGATTGAACAACTTGTAGCGGGGTACACGGAAGGTCGTATTCCTGACTATCAGGTGTCCGCCTGGGCGATGGCAGTCTATTTCCAAGGAATGAGCGCTCGAGAAACGGCTGATTTGACCATGGCAATCGTAAAATCAGGTGCTCAAGTCGATTTGTCAGCGATTCATGGAAAGAAAGTGGACAAACATAGTACAGGTGGGGTAGGAGACACTACGACGCTCGTACTCGGACCCTTGGTAGCTGCATGCGGAGTGCCCGTTTCTAAGCTTTCAGGCAGAGGATTGGGGCATACGGGTGGTACGATTGATAAGTTGGAAGCAATCCCTGGATTTTCAACTGAGATGGGTAACGCGGACTTTAGTAAGCGTGTCAACGAGATCAGTATAGCGTTAGCTGGACAATCTAAAGATCTCACTCCAGCGGATAAACAGCTGTATGCTTTACGTGATGTAACAGCAACGGTAGATTCGATCCCGCTGATCGCCAGTTCCATCATGAGCAAAAAGATTGCTTCCGGTGCGGATAGTATTGTGCTCGATGTGAAGTATGGTCAGGGCGCTTTTATGAAGAACGAAGAAGATGCGGTCCAATTGGCACAAGCGATGGTGGCTATCGGAGATCAGGTCGGACGCGAAACGGTTGCATTGATCAGTAATATGAATCAACCCCTTGGACAAGCCATAGGCAATGCTTTAGAAGTACAAGAGGCGATTGATACTCTGCGTGGGCGTGGTCCGCAAGACCTGACAGAGTTGTGTTTAGCTCTAGGAGCGCATATGGTTTCCTTGGCAAAAGATATACCGGCAACGGAAGCGCGGCAACAGTTACAAGCCAAACTAACAGATGGGACAGCGCTAGAAAAGTTTCGTCAGTTTGTTGTGAGCCAAGGAGGAGATGCGGCGGTTATTGATGATGCGACAGTTTTGCCACAAGCCCCGTATCGCATCCCTGTAATTGCAGAGCAGGCGGGCTACATCTCTAGTCTTCAGGCAGAAGAAGTGGGGTTGTGCGCGATGCAATTAGGGGCAGGGCGTGAGACTAAGGAGTCTGTGATCGACTTGTCGGTCGGGGTGTTGTTACACAAAAAAGTTGGGGATGCAGTAGAGATGGGCGAAGAAGTGGCTACATTGTACGCAAATGAGCAAAGCAAGGCAGAGCAAGTGCGAGCACGTCTTTTACAAGCGATTTCGATCTCGTCAGAAATGGTGGAGCCACCTGCACTCATTCACTCTGTTATCACAAAAGATGGTATTCAATATTTAGCTTAAGTTTAGTTTGAGAAAATACCTTCTCCTTTATGAGGGAGAAGGTATTTTGCTGTGTCAAGAAGAAGCGAGGGAGATAAAGTGTGGATCTTCCTAAAGGAAATGGATGGGAGGAGAAAGAATTAGTAGAGGGAGTCAGCAGTAATCCTGATGACTCGTGTTGGCAACTTATTATGGAAAAGGAAGTGAAACAATGAGCGCTGTTTTACAAGGGTTAATGATGGAGATTAAGCACGAAGCAAAAGCAACCCGCACACTGATTGAACGCATACCCACAGACAAGCTTTCCTGGAAGCCACACGAGCGTTCTTCTTCATTAGGTGAATTATCGATGCACATGGCCAGCCTATTAGGAGGGTTTTCTCTCATCTGTAAGAAAAATAAGGTGCAGGTAAGTGAACTTCCTCCTCCAGAAACACCTTCAAAGACAGAGGAATTGTTAGCTGAGTTTGATCAAGGATTGGAGAAGCTTTTAGGGATGCTCGCAGAGATGAGTCAGGAGGAAGCACTAGAGGAGTGGAGCTTGCTAGATGGTGAGCGCGTGATCTTTACCGCCCCACGTATTGGTGTGATCCGTTCGATGATGTGTAATCATCTCTATCACCATCGTGGTCAAGTGACCGTATATTTACGATTGCTCGATGTTCCGCTCCCTTCTATTTATGGACCTACTGCGGATGAGAATCCATTTGTTAAGCAGTAAGGATAACTCTTTCGATGCATAAAGAAAAGACTCCATCTAAACGGAGTCTTTTCTTTATGTATCAGCCTGTCCGCCATTCTAATTTATAGGATGGCTGAATAATGGATGTAAAGAGGAGGAATGACCTTCTTTTTTATGATGACAGGGGAGGGTATAGGATGAAAGAGGAGCAGGGATCAGAGCGGAAACCTCAAATTGACTTCCGATATGAGGAGGGTCAGGCCTATCTAATATGGGAGAAAGAGGCTTGTCCAGAAGGATATGATTTGCTGGTTGAATTTGTCGACGATGAGGGAGAACCGCTAGCCGAGCAACCGAAAATACGGTTTGATGAAAACAAAGCG
This sequence is a window from Mechercharimyces sp. CAU 1602. Protein-coding genes within it:
- a CDS encoding pyrimidine-nucleoside phosphorylase; translated protein: MGMVDWIRKKRDGQELTTAEIEQLVAGYTEGRIPDYQVSAWAMAVYFQGMSARETADLTMAIVKSGAQVDLSAIHGKKVDKHSTGGVGDTTTLVLGPLVAACGVPVSKLSGRGLGHTGGTIDKLEAIPGFSTEMGNADFSKRVNEISIALAGQSKDLTPADKQLYALRDVTATVDSIPLIASSIMSKKIASGADSIVLDVKYGQGAFMKNEEDAVQLAQAMVAIGDQVGRETVALISNMNQPLGQAIGNALEVQEAIDTLRGRGPQDLTELCLALGAHMVSLAKDIPATEARQQLQAKLTDGTALEKFRQFVVSQGGDAAVIDDATVLPQAPYRIPVIAEQAGYISSLQAEEVGLCAMQLGAGRETKESVIDLSVGVLLHKKVGDAVEMGEEVATLYANEQSKAEQVRARLLQAISISSEMVEPPALIHSVITKDGIQYLA
- a CDS encoding purine-nucleoside phosphorylase, whose protein sequence is MENRMMKIDEARAYIASKISAAPEIGMILGSGLGVLADEITDAVHIPYDEIPHFPVSTVEGHAGQLVIGTLEGKQVAAMQGRFHYYEGYSQQEVVFPVYVMKALGVKTLVATNAAGGMNKDFQAGDLMLIEDHLNMTGSNPLIGRNEDELGPRFPDMSTAYCADLRELAKKVAAEQGTTVQEGVYAGISGPNYLSPAELVMLRNLGGDAVGMSTVPEVIAARHTGLTVLGISCITDMAIGEELEPLTHEQVMAVADRTRPRFIQLVKGIVSEVKQ
- a CDS encoding DinB family protein, with the translated sequence MSAVLQGLMMEIKHEAKATRTLIERIPTDKLSWKPHERSSSLGELSMHMASLLGGFSLICKKNKVQVSELPPPETPSKTEELLAEFDQGLEKLLGMLAEMSQEEALEEWSLLDGERVIFTAPRIGVIRSMMCNHLYHHRGQVTVYLRLLDVPLPSIYGPTADENPFVKQ